One genomic region from Anaerobacillus sp. CMMVII encodes:
- the proB gene encoding glutamate 5-kinase — protein sequence MRKQRIVVKIGSSSLTCSNGGLSIEKLTEHANALASLKKLGHEVILISSGAVAAGFTKLGYPTRPVTIAGKQAAAAVGQGLLMQGYEEVFGHHDIVVAQLLLTRNDFVSQEQYNNAYAVLTELLVRGVVPIINENDSTSVAELTFGDNDMLSALVSGLVHADFLAVLTDINGLYDEDPRKNPEAKKYHYLPSIGDELLDQAKSTGSKVGTGGMKSKILAAKTANSLGVNVFIGTGQGTEKLVDILLGKGDGTYIGSTTKKSVKNKKQWIAFHSTATGKLVIDDGAAQAIMTKGKSLLPVGIQEVSGTFQKGDVVEVISSRGKVIGKGQVNYSSQELLTIKGKGSSEVKKTTNSQDAEAIHRDYWITFS from the coding sequence ATGAGGAAGCAACGCATTGTCGTAAAAATTGGCAGTAGTTCATTAACATGCAGTAATGGTGGTCTTTCAATTGAAAAGCTTACTGAACACGCCAACGCTTTGGCAAGTCTAAAAAAACTAGGACATGAAGTGATCTTAATTTCATCAGGAGCAGTTGCCGCTGGCTTTACTAAGCTTGGGTATCCAACAAGACCAGTGACAATTGCAGGGAAACAAGCAGCAGCAGCAGTTGGGCAAGGTCTACTCATGCAAGGCTATGAAGAAGTATTCGGACACCATGATATAGTTGTTGCCCAACTTCTATTAACAAGAAATGACTTTGTTAGCCAAGAACAATATAACAATGCCTACGCTGTTCTAACAGAGCTACTCGTGCGTGGTGTCGTACCGATTATCAACGAGAACGATTCTACCTCTGTAGCAGAACTTACATTCGGTGACAATGACATGCTTTCTGCATTAGTAAGTGGCCTTGTTCATGCAGATTTTTTAGCTGTTTTAACAGATATAAACGGCCTGTACGATGAGGACCCTCGTAAAAATCCGGAGGCAAAAAAATATCATTACCTCCCTTCCATAGGAGACGAACTACTAGATCAAGCTAAATCAACTGGCTCAAAAGTAGGTACAGGAGGAATGAAATCAAAAATATTAGCTGCCAAAACGGCAAATTCTCTCGGTGTAAACGTCTTTATTGGAACTGGCCAAGGAACTGAAAAATTAGTGGATATCCTCCTTGGCAAAGGGGACGGCACATATATTGGTTCCACTACGAAAAAATCAGTCAAAAACAAAAAACAGTGGATCGCTTTTCACTCAACAGCAACTGGTAAACTTGTCATTGATGATGGTGCGGCTCAGGCAATCATGACAAAAGGAAAAAGCTTACTACCAGTCGGCATTCAAGAAGTATCTGGAACCTTTCAAAAAGGTGATGTCGTAGAGGTCATCAGTAGTCGTGGAAAAGTAATTGGTAAAGGCCAAGTTAACTACTCTTCCCAAGAGTTACTAACAATTAAAGGAAAAGGAAGCTCTGAGGTTAAAAAAACAACAAACTCTCAAGATGCTGAAGCAATTCATCGCGATTATTGGATCACATTTTCATAG
- a CDS encoding YolD-like family protein, with the protein MRKIIRDRGNIKWTAMMLPEHVAMLRDLKTSENNKTKPFIDEQRLEEMNETICFAMEEKNKVTVTYYKAYDYIDVVGMIEYFDATSRCIRIATKDERITIYLEAIIDIKVS; encoded by the coding sequence GTGAGGAAAATAATTAGAGATCGGGGTAATATAAAGTGGACAGCAATGATGCTCCCTGAGCACGTAGCGATGCTTCGAGATTTAAAGACGAGTGAAAATAATAAAACAAAACCTTTCATAGATGAACAACGATTAGAAGAAATGAATGAAACCATTTGTTTTGCTATGGAAGAGAAAAATAAGGTGACGGTCACATACTATAAAGCCTATGATTACATAGATGTTGTAGGAATGATTGAATATTTTGACGCTACGTCACGTTGCATTCGAATTGCTACGAAAGATGAAAGAATTACAATTTATCTTGAAGCTATAATTGACATTAAAGTTAGTTGA
- a CDS encoding divergent polysaccharide deacetylase family protein, translating to MKPTHMILLLLCLFTMVIPPTINAESLEDVKVAIIIDDFGGDVKGVHDFFQTKIPITVAVMPFLEQSKKQAELAHSLGLEVMIHLPLQPKKGKSSWLGPNPITKDLSLTEVKKRVVQAIESVPHAKGMNNHMGSLIVEDEAIMRVILETAKEYNLYFIDSGTAPNSVIPRLAEELGVPWGMRDIFLDDTHSSSSHVYKQMNKLVKVAERKGHAIGIGHVGVKGDATVKGVTEAVKSLKQKNVKIVPASHLLQSKIDKSPENFWHGYLLIDSCLKNS from the coding sequence ATGAAACCAACACATATGATTTTATTGTTACTTTGTCTGTTTACGATGGTTATTCCACCAACAATTAATGCTGAAAGTTTAGAAGATGTAAAGGTTGCGATTATTATTGATGATTTTGGTGGTGATGTCAAAGGTGTTCATGACTTTTTTCAAACAAAAATCCCAATAACAGTAGCCGTAATGCCCTTTTTAGAACAATCTAAAAAACAGGCTGAACTCGCCCATAGTTTAGGATTAGAGGTCATGATTCACTTACCACTACAACCTAAAAAAGGAAAGTCTTCTTGGTTAGGTCCAAACCCTATTACAAAGGATTTATCTTTAACTGAGGTAAAAAAGCGAGTGGTTCAAGCGATCGAGAGTGTCCCACATGCAAAAGGTATGAACAATCATATGGGATCACTTATTGTCGAGGATGAAGCAATTATGAGGGTAATACTAGAAACGGCTAAGGAATACAACTTATACTTTATTGACAGTGGCACAGCCCCTAATTCAGTCATACCTAGATTAGCTGAAGAACTTGGTGTTCCTTGGGGAATGCGTGATATTTTTTTAGATGATACTCATTCGTCAAGTAGTCATGTTTATAAGCAAATGAATAAACTTGTAAAAGTAGCTGAGCGCAAAGGCCATGCGATTGGTATTGGTCATGTAGGTGTAAAAGGGGATGCAACGGTAAAGGGTGTCACTGAGGCTGTAAAAAGCCTTAAACAAAAAAATGTTAAAATTGTACCTGCGTCACATCTTTTACAAAGTAAGATTGATAAAAGCCCTGAAAATTTTTGGCATGGCTATCTTCTCATAGATTCTTGCTTAAAAAATAGCTAG
- the proC gene encoding pyrroline-5-carboxylate reductase, producing MKERTHMLANKKVAFIGAGSMAEAMISGILTKKILLPQQINVTNRSNKEKLLLLQEQYHVNTFYNYQEVLPKMDIIIFAIKPKDIAETIGKIKEFTTNKQIFISILAGVSTSCISQLLCHEAPIIRTMPNTSAAVGQSITAISGGSSAKEEHTMLAETLFKAIGEVVTVEEQKLDAITGLSGSGPAYIYYLIEAMEIGAKEIGLDEELAKQLIAQVLIGAAERIKSTTLSSKTLYKQVMSPGGTTEAGFKVLESFQYQEAMVECIKRAAQRSTELGKQYSVVK from the coding sequence GTGAAGGAGAGGACCCATATGTTAGCGAATAAAAAGGTTGCTTTTATCGGTGCTGGAAGTATGGCTGAGGCAATGATCTCTGGTATTTTAACAAAAAAAATATTACTGCCACAGCAAATTAATGTGACAAACCGAAGTAACAAAGAAAAACTTCTCCTTTTACAGGAACAATACCATGTAAATACTTTTTATAACTATCAAGAAGTACTCCCAAAGATGGATATTATTATTTTTGCAATCAAACCGAAGGATATCGCTGAGACGATCGGTAAAATTAAAGAGTTCACAACAAACAAGCAAATATTCATCTCGATACTTGCAGGTGTATCGACATCATGTATCTCCCAATTACTTTGTCATGAGGCACCGATTATTAGAACAATGCCTAATACTTCGGCTGCTGTCGGCCAATCAATTACCGCCATTTCAGGTGGCAGTTCTGCAAAAGAAGAACATACTATGCTAGCGGAAACATTATTTAAAGCGATAGGCGAAGTCGTGACTGTCGAAGAACAAAAATTGGATGCAATAACTGGTTTATCAGGGTCCGGCCCTGCGTATATTTACTATTTAATCGAGGCCATGGAAATAGGTGCAAAAGAAATCGGATTAGATGAGGAGCTAGCAAAACAATTAATCGCACAAGTGCTTATCGGCGCAGCTGAAAGAATAAAGTCTACAACTCTTTCTTCCAAAACATTATATAAACAAGTAATGAGTCCAGGTGGGACTACTGAGGCTGGCTTTAAAGTTCTTGAAAGCTTTCAATACCAAGAAGCAATGGTGGAATGCATTAAAAGAGCTGCCCAGCGCTCTACGGAACTCGGCAAACAATATTCCGTCGTGAAGTAG
- a CDS encoding YndM family protein: MNHIKPIIIKFIIYCILITMVLLFYGFSFLSLVTLSAILAVVTYVLGDMFTLPLKGNWVATLTDGATVFLGVLIWIVPTYGFYFSTIGGALFVAFLVAVCEWFLHIYVIGRLDREDREPIYD; the protein is encoded by the coding sequence ATGAATCACATCAAACCGATCATTATCAAATTTATCATTTATTGTATTCTTATCACAATGGTGTTACTATTTTATGGATTTTCTTTTCTATCATTAGTTACATTGTCAGCAATATTAGCTGTTGTTACCTACGTTCTTGGTGATATGTTTACTTTACCATTGAAAGGCAATTGGGTTGCTACACTTACTGATGGAGCAACGGTTTTTCTGGGTGTATTGATTTGGATTGTACCTACTTATGGTTTTTATTTTTCCACTATTGGAGGTGCATTATTTGTTGCATTTCTTGTGGCGGTTTGCGAGTGGTTTCTACACATTTACGTAATTGGCAGGCTAGATAGAGAGGACCGTGAACCAATTTATGATTAG
- a CDS encoding MerR family transcriptional regulator → MSSYKNKKVITIGVVSELTGLSERQIRYYEERKLIFPDRSKGGTRKFSFSDVERLVDIANKMEDGMQTFEIRKMEQKKLRENELRERMLRGQLNAAFNMRK, encoded by the coding sequence TTGTCTTCCTATAAAAATAAAAAAGTTATTACAATTGGCGTCGTGAGCGAGTTAACAGGTTTATCAGAGAGACAAATTCGTTATTACGAAGAACGCAAGCTTATTTTTCCTGATCGATCAAAAGGTGGAACCAGAAAATTCTCTTTTTCCGATGTAGAGCGCTTAGTTGACATTGCCAATAAAATGGAGGATGGTATGCAAACATTTGAAATTAGAAAAATGGAGCAAAAGAAACTACGTGAAAATGAACTTAGAGAGCGCATGCTCCGCGGTCAATTAAATGCAGCTTTTAATATGAGAAAATAA
- the namA gene encoding NADPH dehydrogenase NamA — protein sequence MSSLLFSPYELKNITLKNRLVMAPMCMYMADNKKGFVTDWHVTHYGSRAIGQVGLIIIEATAVTPQGRISDQDLGIWDDAHIEGLKRLVDHVHELGGKIGIQLAHAGRKAMVKGPIFAPSPIPFNETMQTPEEMTEEQIFETVEAFKKGAERAKQAGFDVIEIHAAHGYLLNEFLSPLTNHRDDAFGGTPERRYEILKHVINNIKTVWEGPLFVRISANEYAKEGNSLDVFVEYGKKMKAQGIDLIDCSSGAVVPAAIDAYPGYQVRYAETIRHQATIPTGAVGLITTGNQAEEILRNERADLIFIARPFLRDPYLPRTFAKELNTSIEVPKSYERGW from the coding sequence GTGTCTTCACTGCTTTTTTCACCTTATGAACTTAAAAACATCACTTTAAAAAATCGCCTAGTAATGGCTCCTATGTGTATGTATATGGCTGATAATAAGAAGGGATTCGTTACAGATTGGCATGTTACTCACTATGGAAGTCGTGCAATAGGACAAGTAGGTTTAATTATTATTGAAGCAACAGCGGTAACACCGCAAGGAAGAATTTCAGATCAAGACCTGGGTATTTGGGATGATGCCCACATTGAAGGTTTGAAGCGCTTGGTGGATCATGTACACGAACTAGGTGGGAAGATTGGTATTCAGTTAGCGCATGCCGGTAGAAAAGCAATGGTAAAAGGTCCAATTTTTGCTCCATCTCCCATTCCATTTAACGAAACGATGCAAACCCCTGAAGAAATGACGGAAGAGCAAATTTTTGAGACGGTCGAGGCCTTTAAAAAAGGGGCAGAACGAGCTAAGCAAGCTGGTTTCGATGTAATTGAGATCCATGCTGCACACGGGTATTTACTCAATGAATTCTTATCTCCATTAACTAATCACCGTGATGATGCCTTTGGAGGCACTCCCGAGAGACGTTATGAGATATTAAAACATGTAATTAACAATATAAAAACAGTCTGGGAAGGTCCACTTTTCGTTCGCATTTCCGCAAATGAATATGCAAAGGAAGGAAATAGCTTAGATGTCTTTGTTGAATATGGCAAAAAAATGAAAGCACAAGGCATAGACCTAATTGATTGTAGCTCGGGAGCCGTTGTTCCCGCAGCAATTGATGCTTACCCTGGCTATCAAGTTCGCTATGCAGAAACCATTCGTCACCAAGCTACTATTCCTACTGGCGCAGTAGGCCTGATAACAACAGGAAATCAAGCAGAAGAAATTTTACGAAATGAAAGAGCTGACCTTATTTTCATCGCTCGACCATTTTTACGAGACCCCTACTTACCAAGAACATTTGCTAAAGAACTTAATACTTCTATTGAAGTACCTAAATCGTATGAACGTGGCTGGTAG
- a CDS encoding ion transporter — MPNTETKMPNLRRQIHQLVNHKYFTGTILGLIMFNAIIVGLETYPSIYESYKELFYLMDRALIWIFTVEIVLRMIAEKKFIHFFKNSWNWFDFLIVAAGHIFVGAHFVTVLRILRVLRVFRAISILPSLRKLVDALLLTIPALGNIMLLMSIIFYIFAVTGTMLFAEVAPEYFGSLQLSLLTLFQVVTLESWASGVMWPIFHELPWAWIYFVLFVLVGTFVIFNLFIGVIVSNVEKADAADKLEEPDQLAELRNEVKELKQLIINMSRDK, encoded by the coding sequence ATGCCCAACACAGAAACAAAAATGCCTAATTTGCGACGTCAGATACATCAGCTCGTCAATCATAAGTATTTTACCGGAACAATTCTTGGCCTCATTATGTTTAATGCAATAATTGTTGGCCTCGAAACATACCCATCAATTTACGAATCTTACAAAGAATTATTTTACCTAATGGATAGAGCTCTTATCTGGATTTTCACCGTTGAGATCGTCTTACGAATGATTGCTGAAAAAAAATTCATCCATTTTTTCAAAAATAGTTGGAATTGGTTTGACTTTTTAATCGTTGCTGCTGGCCACATTTTTGTTGGCGCACACTTTGTTACGGTATTACGGATTTTACGTGTACTTCGTGTATTCAGGGCCATTTCCATTTTGCCTTCTTTACGTAAGCTAGTCGATGCATTATTGTTAACGATACCTGCTCTAGGAAACATAATGCTTCTAATGAGCATTATTTTCTATATTTTTGCTGTGACTGGAACCATGCTCTTTGCTGAAGTCGCACCAGAGTATTTTGGCTCGCTCCAGTTGTCTTTATTGACATTATTCCAAGTCGTTACATTAGAATCTTGGGCTAGTGGCGTCATGTGGCCAATTTTTCACGAATTGCCATGGGCATGGATTTACTTTGTTTTGTTTGTCCTTGTAGGGACGTTTGTCATATTTAACTTGTTTATCGGGGTTATTGTAAGTAATGTCGAGAAAGCAGATGCGGCGGATAAATTAGAAGAACCTGACCAATTAGCTGAGTTAAGAAACGAAGTAAAGGAATTAAAACAGTTAATTATTAATATGTCACGAGATAAGTAG
- a CDS encoding aspartate kinase: protein MKVCKFGGTSLASAEQMKKVANIVMADTERKIVVVSAPGKRFKEDTKVTDLLISLADEALTNGDVDEALRLVVSRYEQIALALNLSEDIVRIITDDLESRLAAKDEGDQEFTDLMKASGEDNCAKLFSFYLQSLGVNAHYVDPKEVGLLVSKEYGNAQVLPEAYENLYARMRNKEGVLIFPGFFGYTEEGTLVTFPRGGSDITGSIVAAAVEAELYENFTDVDSVFAANPNVVQNPVEIKELTYREMRELSYAGFSVFHDEALIPAFKKGVPVCIKNTNNPAARGTMVVNERNFMINPIVGIASDTGFSTIYVRKYLMNREIGFGRKLLEILEDQGLSYEHMPSGIDDTSIILRDSQLSPEIEARIVSRIENELDVDDVHVEHDFAMVMIVGEGMKKMVGITAKATTGLARAGVNLHMINQGSSEVSMVFGVKSVDADKAVRELYNDFFVETKSPVL from the coding sequence ATGAAGGTTTGTAAGTTTGGTGGAACATCGTTAGCAAGCGCTGAACAGATGAAAAAAGTAGCGAATATCGTTATGGCAGATACCGAAAGAAAAATTGTCGTTGTTTCAGCACCAGGAAAGAGATTTAAGGAAGATACGAAAGTAACTGATTTATTAATTTCTTTAGCAGATGAGGCATTAACTAATGGTGATGTCGACGAGGCTTTACGTTTAGTTGTCAGTCGTTATGAGCAAATTGCGTTGGCATTAAACTTATCAGAGGATATTGTTAGGATCATTACAGATGATTTAGAGTCACGATTAGCTGCAAAAGATGAAGGTGATCAGGAGTTTACCGACCTAATGAAAGCTAGTGGTGAAGATAATTGTGCAAAACTATTTTCTTTTTATCTACAATCATTAGGGGTGAATGCTCATTATGTAGATCCAAAGGAAGTAGGTTTGTTAGTAAGTAAAGAGTATGGAAATGCTCAAGTTCTTCCTGAAGCTTATGAGAATTTATACGCTAGAATGAGAAACAAAGAGGGTGTATTAATTTTCCCTGGATTTTTTGGCTACACAGAAGAGGGGACGCTTGTAACTTTTCCCCGTGGTGGCTCAGATATTACTGGTTCGATTGTGGCTGCTGCCGTGGAAGCAGAGCTATACGAAAATTTCACTGATGTAGATTCCGTTTTTGCTGCTAACCCAAATGTCGTACAAAACCCAGTGGAAATTAAAGAATTAACCTATCGCGAAATGCGAGAACTTTCTTACGCAGGTTTTTCAGTGTTTCATGATGAAGCGCTAATACCAGCTTTTAAAAAAGGAGTTCCTGTTTGTATTAAAAACACAAATAACCCAGCTGCTAGAGGAACGATGGTCGTAAACGAGCGGAATTTTATGATCAACCCAATTGTCGGGATAGCAAGCGATACTGGGTTTAGCACCATCTATGTAAGGAAATACTTAATGAACAGAGAAATTGGCTTTGGACGAAAGCTTTTAGAGATTTTAGAGGATCAGGGTCTCTCCTACGAGCATATGCCATCAGGTATTGATGATACATCGATCATCCTTAGAGATTCTCAGTTATCACCAGAGATAGAAGCGAGAATTGTTTCTCGCATTGAGAATGAACTTGACGTCGATGATGTTCACGTTGAGCACGACTTTGCAATGGTGATGATTGTCGGTGAAGGTATGAAAAAAATGGTTGGAATTACAGCTAAAGCGACAACGGGATTAGCCAGAGCAGGAGTAAATCTCCATATGATTAATCAAGGCTCATCTGAGGTCAGTATGGTATTTGGAGTTAAGTCTGTAGATGCTGACAAGGCTGTCAGAGAATTATATAACGATTTCTTCGTAGAAACAAAAAGCCCAGTTCTTTAA
- a CDS encoding TetR/AcrR family transcriptional regulator: protein MARRKVEKTTLFSATESLLIEQGYRGFHFKSLSERLKIGRSTLYEYYTSKEELITDYLVHMLDGIIEECSEISKTDAVGQLKEILKILLKYSQLHQIVLVIPFIDPHHSSQVEMALANLKRDHDLLYDKISSLIEVGKSEKTIRSDIETAVIASMIFNAIQVPNSLKINEEKWSEKVLEILFTGIGSNK, encoded by the coding sequence ATGGCTAGAAGAAAGGTTGAAAAAACAACGCTTTTTTCAGCTACTGAATCATTGCTAATTGAACAAGGTTACCGGGGATTTCACTTTAAGTCTTTATCTGAGCGGCTGAAAATTGGCAGAAGCACCTTATATGAATATTACACAAGTAAAGAAGAATTAATTACTGATTACCTAGTGCACATGTTGGATGGGATTATTGAGGAATGTAGCGAAATTTCGAAAACGGATGCTGTAGGTCAACTAAAAGAGATTTTAAAAATCCTTTTAAAGTATTCACAATTACATCAAATTGTCCTAGTCATTCCTTTTATTGATCCACATCATTCATCACAAGTCGAGATGGCACTTGCCAACTTAAAGCGAGATCATGACCTTTTATATGACAAAATTAGCAGTCTTATAGAAGTAGGTAAGAGTGAAAAGACGATTCGTAGTGATATTGAAACAGCGGTTATTGCTAGTATGATTTTTAATGCCATCCAAGTTCCCAATTCGCTAAAGATAAATGAGGAAAAATGGAGTGAAAAGGTTCTAGAAATTTTATTTACTGGAATTGGGTCGAATAAGTGA
- a CDS encoding SDR family oxidoreductase has protein sequence MKHTLHNKIIVITGASSGIGLRLAIDVAQKGGIPVLLARSTEKLQSASAEILKTTGIRAPYFTLDVSNHAMVSQTFHDILKNHQKIDVLINNAGFAIFDTFLDSKVADIEEMFAVNVFGVITCTKAVLPAMLKENQGHIINIASQAGKLATPKSSVYSATKHAVLAITNSLRMELINTNIFVSAVNPGPIKTPFFDRADSSGNYAKNVEKFMLEPSYVSEKILQLIDKPKREINLPGWMGLGTTIYQLFPSLVEKIAGKKLNQK, from the coding sequence TTGAAACATACGTTACATAATAAAATCATTGTTATTACTGGGGCCTCAAGTGGAATTGGTTTGAGATTAGCGATTGATGTGGCACAAAAGGGTGGAATACCAGTGCTTCTGGCACGTTCTACGGAAAAATTACAATCGGCAAGTGCAGAAATTCTAAAAACAACAGGCATCAGAGCCCCATACTTCACACTTGATGTTAGCAATCATGCTATGGTCTCTCAAACTTTTCATGATATCCTCAAAAACCATCAAAAGATTGATGTTTTAATAAATAATGCTGGTTTTGCTATCTTTGATACGTTTTTAGATTCAAAAGTAGCTGACATTGAAGAGATGTTTGCAGTAAATGTTTTCGGAGTAATTACATGTACGAAAGCAGTACTTCCGGCGATGCTGAAGGAAAACCAAGGTCATATTATCAATATTGCCTCACAGGCTGGAAAGCTTGCGACGCCTAAATCTAGTGTCTACTCAGCGACTAAACACGCGGTTTTAGCAATCACAAACAGCCTTCGGATGGAATTAATTAATACAAACATCTTTGTAAGTGCAGTCAATCCAGGGCCAATTAAAACTCCATTTTTTGATAGGGCTGATAGCAGCGGAAACTATGCCAAAAATGTTGAGAAATTTATGCTAGAGCCTAGCTATGTTTCAGAAAAAATTCTTCAATTAATTGATAAGCCTAAGCGAGAAATAAATTTGCCAGGTTGGATGGGATTAGGTACTACCATTTATCAACTATTTCCAAGCTTAGTTGAAAAAATTGCAGGGAAAAAATTGAACCAAAAATAA
- the cbpB gene encoding cyclic-di-AMP-binding protein CbpB, whose translation MIQETLKNCTFLEENIKSLIIPIEKVAHVQQNNSLEHALLVLVKSGYTAIPVLDKESKLNGIISKALILDSILGLERIELDRLHNFKVSDVMSSKLATMKMSDTFAKALALSINNPFICMTDADGALKGILTRSSILIYLNQEMFQKK comes from the coding sequence ATGATTCAAGAAACCTTAAAAAATTGTACGTTTTTGGAAGAAAATATTAAGAGCTTAATCATCCCTATCGAGAAAGTAGCACATGTTCAACAAAACAACAGTCTTGAGCACGCCTTATTAGTTCTAGTTAAATCTGGTTACACCGCCATTCCTGTATTAGACAAAGAATCAAAATTAAACGGTATTATTAGTAAAGCGTTAATTCTAGATTCAATCCTTGGACTCGAACGAATTGAGCTTGATCGCCTCCACAACTTTAAAGTTTCAGATGTAATGAGCTCAAAACTTGCTACCATGAAAATGAGTGACACTTTTGCTAAAGCTTTAGCACTTTCGATTAATAACCCATTTATTTGCATGACAGACGCTGACGGAGCGCTTAAAGGAATACTGACACGAAGCTCAATACTAATATATCTAAATCAAGAAATGTTTCAGAAGAAATAG